A window of the Budorcas taxicolor isolate Tak-1 chromosome 10, Takin1.1, whole genome shotgun sequence genome harbors these coding sequences:
- the RBM23 gene encoding probable RNA-binding protein 23 isoform X1 → MAKYESLGSATMASDDFDIVIEAMLEAPYKKEEDGQQRKEAKKDSPSNTTNSTSSVDTSGCGTGGSNVTDGTGATSGNGTSGEASTKKSRSHSKSRERKRSRSRDRDRHRQKNSRSRSRDRQRRHRSRSWDRRHSNESRSRDWRREDLVHYRSPPLATGHRYGHSKSPHFREKSPVREPVDNLSPEERDARTVFCMQLAARIRPRDLEDFFSAVGKVRDVRIISDRNSRRSKGIAYVEFCEIQSVPLAIGLTGQRLLGVPIIVQASQAEKNRLAAMANNLQKGSGGPMRLYVGSLHFNITEDMLRGIFEPFGKIDNILLMKDSETGRSKGYGFITFSDSECARRALEQLNGFELAGRPMRIGHVTERPDGGTDITFPDGDQELDLGSAGGRLQLVAKLAEGSGIQLPTSTAAAAAVAQAAAAQAAALQLNGAVPLGALNPAALTALSPALNLASQAIASQCFQLSSLFTPQTM, encoded by the exons ATGGCTAAATATGAAAGCTTGGG ATCTGCTACAATGGCATCTGATGACTTTGATATAGTGATTGAGGCCATGCTGGAGGCTCCCTATAAAAAAGAGGAG GATGGGCAGCAAAGGAAAGAGGCTAAAAAGGACAGTCCCAGCAACACGACCAACAGCACCAGCAGCGTTGACACCAGTGGCTGTGGTACTGGTGGGAGCAATGTCACTGATGGGACCGGCGCCACCAGTGGAAACGGCACGAGTGGGGAGGCAAGCAC GAAGAAGAGTCGGAGCCATAGTAAAAGCAGGGAGAGAAAACGCAG TCGTAGTCGAGACCGGGATCGTCACAGGCAGAAAAATAGTCGGAGCCGAAGTCGAGATCGGCAGCGTCGCCACCGCAGCCGTAGCTGGGATCGTCGACATAGTAATGAGTCACGAAGTCGAGACTGGCGTCGTGAGGATCTTGTACACTACAGGAGTCCACCGCTTGCCACTGG GCATAGGTATGGACACAGTAAGAGTCCTCATTTCAGAGAGAAGAGCCCAGTCAG GGAGCCCGTTGACAACCTGAGTCCGGAGGAGCGGGACGCCCGCACAGTGTTCTGCATGCAGTTGGCTGCCCGCATTCGGCCTCGAGACCTGGAGGACTTTTTCTCTGCTGTAGGCAAG GTCCGAGACGTCCGTATCATCTCAGACCGGAACTCACGTCGGTCTAAAGGCATTGCCTATGTAGAATTCTGTGAGATCCAGTCTGTGCCGCTGGCCATTGGGCTGACTGGGCAGCGGCTGCTAGGAGTGCCAATCATTGTACAGGCCTCACAG GCTGAGAAAAACCGCCTGGCAGCCATGGCCAATAACCTGCAGAAGGGCAGTGGTGGACCAATGCGCCTTTATGTGGGCTCCCTACACTTCAATATCACTGAGGACATGCTCCGGGGCATCTTTGAGCCCTTTGGCAAA attgataatattctctTGATGAAGGACTCAGAAACAGGCCGCTCCAAAGGTTATGGTTTTATTACG TTCTCTGACTCAGAGTGTGCCCGACGGGCCTTGGAACAGTTGAATGGCTTTGAGCTTGCTGGTCGACCTATGAGGATTGGCCACGTGACCGAGCGACCGGATGGTGgcacagacatcacttttccTGATGGAGACCAGGAGCTAGACCTGGGATCAGCGGGTGGCCGTTTGCAGCTCGTGGCCAAATTGGCAGAAG GCTCTGGAATCCAGCTGCCAACCAgcactgctgctgccgctgctgtggcccaagctgctgctgctcaaGCTGCTGCCCTGCAATTGAATGGAGCAGTTCCCCTGGGCGCCCTGAACCCAGCGGCTCTGACTG CTCTGAGTCCGGCCCTGAACCTCGCCTCCCAGGCAATCGCCTCCCAGTGCTTCCAGCTTTCCAGCCTCTTTACCCCCCAAACCATGTGA
- the RBM23 gene encoding probable RNA-binding protein 23 isoform X2: protein MAKYESLGSATMASDDFDIVIEAMLEAPYKKEEDGQQRKEAKKDSPSNTTNSTSSVDTSGCGTGGSNVTDGTGATSGNGTSGEASTKKSRSHSKSRERKRSRSRDRDRHRQKNSRSRSRDRQRRHRSRSWDRRHSNESRSRDWRREDLVHYRSPPLATGHRYGHSKSPHFREKSPVREPVDNLSPEERDARTVFCMQLAARIRPRDLEDFFSAVGKVRDVRIISDRNSRRSKGIAYVEFCEIQSVPLAIGLTGQRLLGVPIIVQASQAEKNRLAAMANNLQKGSGGPMRLYVGSLHFNITEDMLRGIFEPFGKIDNILLMKDSETGRSKGYGFITFSDSECARRALEQLNGFELAGRPMRIGHVTERPDGGTDITFPDGDQELDLGSAGGRLQLVAKLAEGSGIQLPTSTAAAAAVAQAAAAQAAALQLNGAVPLGALNPAALTALSPALNLASQAIASQCFQLSSLFTPQTM from the exons ATGGCTAAATATGAAAGCTTGGG ATCTGCTACAATGGCATCTGATGACTTTGATATAGTGATTGAGGCCATGCTGGAGGCTCCCTATAAAAAAGAGGAG GATGGGCAGCAAAGGAAAGAGGCTAAAAAGGACAGTCCCAGCAACACGACCAACAGCACCAGCAGCGTTGACACCAGTGGCTGTGGTACTGGTGGGAGCAATGTCACTGATGGGACCGGCGCCACCAGTGGAAACGGCACGAGTGGGGAGGCAAGCAC GAAGAAGAGTCGGAGCCATAGTAAAAGCAGGGAGAGAAAACGCAG TCGTAGTCGAGACCGGGATCGTCACAGGCAGAAAAATAGTCGGAGCCGAAGTCGAGATCGGCAGCGTCGCCACCGCAGCCGTAGCTGGGATCGTCGACATAGTAATGAGTCACGAAGTCGAGACTGGCGTCGTGAGGATCTTGTACACTACAGGAGTCCACCGCTTGCCACTGG GCATAGGTATGGACACAGTAAGAGTCCTCATTTCAGAGAGAAGAGCCCAGTCAG GGAGCCCGTTGACAACCTGAGTCCGGAGGAGCGGGACGCCCGCACAGTGTTCTGCATGCAGTTGGCTGCCCGCATTCGGCCTCGAGACCTGGAGGACTTTTTCTCTGCTGTAGGCAAG GTCCGAGACGTCCGTATCATCTCAGACCGGAACTCACGTCGGTCTAAAGGCATTGCCTATGTAGAATTCTGTGAGATCCAGTCTGTGCCGCTGGCCATTGGGCTGACTGGGCAGCGGCTGCTAGGAGTGCCAATCATTGTACAGGCCTCACAG GCTGAGAAAAACCGCCTGGCAGCCATGGCCAATAACCTGCAGAAGGGCAGTGGTGGACCAATGCGCCTTTATGTGGGCTCCCTACACTTCAATATCACTGAGGACATGCTCCGGGGCATCTTTGAGCCCTTTGGCAAA attgataatattctctTGATGAAGGACTCAGAAACAGGCCGCTCCAAAGGTTATGGTTTTATTACG TTCTCTGACTCAGAGTGTGCCCGACGGGCCTTGGAACAGTTGAATGGCTTTGAGCTTGCTGGTCGACCTATGAGGATTGGCCACGTGACCGAGCGACCGGATGGTGgcacagacatcacttttccTGATGGAGACCAGGAGCTAGACCTGGGATCAGCGGGTGGCCGTTTGCAGCTCGTGGCCAAATTGGCAGAAG GCTCTGGAATCCAGCTGCCAACCAgcactgctgctgccgctgctgtggcccaagctgctgctgctcaaGCTGCTGCCCTGCAATTGAATGGAGCAGTTCCCCTGGGCGCCCTGAACCCAGCGGCTCTGACTG CTCTGAGTCCGGCCCTGAACCTCGCCTCCCAGGCAATCGCCTCCCAGTGCTTCCAGCTTTCCAGCCTCTTTACCCCCCAAACCAT GTAA
- the RBM23 gene encoding probable RNA-binding protein 23 isoform X3: protein MASDDFDIVIEAMLEAPYKKEEDGQQRKEAKKDSPSNTTNSTSSVDTSGCGTGGSNVTDGTGATSGNGTSGEASTKKSRSHSKSRERKRSRSRDRDRHRQKNSRSRSRDRQRRHRSRSWDRRHSNESRSRDWRREDLVHYRSPPLATGHRYGHSKSPHFREKSPVREPVDNLSPEERDARTVFCMQLAARIRPRDLEDFFSAVGKVRDVRIISDRNSRRSKGIAYVEFCEIQSVPLAIGLTGQRLLGVPIIVQASQAEKNRLAAMANNLQKGSGGPMRLYVGSLHFNITEDMLRGIFEPFGKIDNILLMKDSETGRSKGYGFITFSDSECARRALEQLNGFELAGRPMRIGHVTERPDGGTDITFPDGDQELDLGSAGGRLQLVAKLAEGSGIQLPTSTAAAAAVAQAAAAQAAALQLNGAVPLGALNPAALTALSPALNLASQAIASQCFQLSSLFTPQTM, encoded by the exons ATGGCATCTGATGACTTTGATATAGTGATTGAGGCCATGCTGGAGGCTCCCTATAAAAAAGAGGAG GATGGGCAGCAAAGGAAAGAGGCTAAAAAGGACAGTCCCAGCAACACGACCAACAGCACCAGCAGCGTTGACACCAGTGGCTGTGGTACTGGTGGGAGCAATGTCACTGATGGGACCGGCGCCACCAGTGGAAACGGCACGAGTGGGGAGGCAAGCAC GAAGAAGAGTCGGAGCCATAGTAAAAGCAGGGAGAGAAAACGCAG TCGTAGTCGAGACCGGGATCGTCACAGGCAGAAAAATAGTCGGAGCCGAAGTCGAGATCGGCAGCGTCGCCACCGCAGCCGTAGCTGGGATCGTCGACATAGTAATGAGTCACGAAGTCGAGACTGGCGTCGTGAGGATCTTGTACACTACAGGAGTCCACCGCTTGCCACTGG GCATAGGTATGGACACAGTAAGAGTCCTCATTTCAGAGAGAAGAGCCCAGTCAG GGAGCCCGTTGACAACCTGAGTCCGGAGGAGCGGGACGCCCGCACAGTGTTCTGCATGCAGTTGGCTGCCCGCATTCGGCCTCGAGACCTGGAGGACTTTTTCTCTGCTGTAGGCAAG GTCCGAGACGTCCGTATCATCTCAGACCGGAACTCACGTCGGTCTAAAGGCATTGCCTATGTAGAATTCTGTGAGATCCAGTCTGTGCCGCTGGCCATTGGGCTGACTGGGCAGCGGCTGCTAGGAGTGCCAATCATTGTACAGGCCTCACAG GCTGAGAAAAACCGCCTGGCAGCCATGGCCAATAACCTGCAGAAGGGCAGTGGTGGACCAATGCGCCTTTATGTGGGCTCCCTACACTTCAATATCACTGAGGACATGCTCCGGGGCATCTTTGAGCCCTTTGGCAAA attgataatattctctTGATGAAGGACTCAGAAACAGGCCGCTCCAAAGGTTATGGTTTTATTACG TTCTCTGACTCAGAGTGTGCCCGACGGGCCTTGGAACAGTTGAATGGCTTTGAGCTTGCTGGTCGACCTATGAGGATTGGCCACGTGACCGAGCGACCGGATGGTGgcacagacatcacttttccTGATGGAGACCAGGAGCTAGACCTGGGATCAGCGGGTGGCCGTTTGCAGCTCGTGGCCAAATTGGCAGAAG GCTCTGGAATCCAGCTGCCAACCAgcactgctgctgccgctgctgtggcccaagctgctgctgctcaaGCTGCTGCCCTGCAATTGAATGGAGCAGTTCCCCTGGGCGCCCTGAACCCAGCGGCTCTGACTG CTCTGAGTCCGGCCCTGAACCTCGCCTCCCAGGCAATCGCCTCCCAGTGCTTCCAGCTTTCCAGCCTCTTTACCCCCCAAACCAT GTAA
- the PRMT5 gene encoding protein arginine N-methyltransferase 5: MAAMAVGGAGGSRVSSGRDLNCVPEIADTLGAVAKQGFDFLCMPVFHPRFKREFTQEPAKSRPGPQTRSDLLLSGRDWNTLIVGKLSPWIRPDSKVEKIRRNSEAAMLQELNFGAYLGLPAFLLPLNQEDNTNLARVLTNHIHTGHHSSMFWMRVPLVAPEDLRDDIIENAPTSHTEEYSGEEKTWMWWHNFRTLCDYSKRIAVALEIGADLPSNHVIDRWLGEPIKAAILPTSIFLTNKKGFPVLSKMHQRLIFRLLKLEVQFIITGTNHHSEKEFCSYLQYLEYLSQNRPPPNAYELFAKGYEDYLQSPLQPLMDNLESQTYEVFEKDPIKYSQYQQAIYKCLLDRVPEEEKDTNIQVLMVLGAGRGPLVNASLRAAKQADRRIKLYAVEKNPNAVVTLENWQFEEWGSQVTVVSSDMREWVAPEKADIIVSELLGSFADNELSPECLDGAQHFLKDDGVSIPGEYTSFLAPISSSKLYNEVRACREKDRDPEAQFEMPYVVRLHNFHQLSAPQPCFTFSHPNRDPMIDNNRYCTLEFPVEVNTVLHGFAGYFETVLYQDITLSIRPETHSPGMFSWFPILFPIKQPITVREGQTICVRFWRCSNSKKVWYEWAVTAPVCSAIHNPTGRSYTIGL; the protein is encoded by the exons ATGGCGGCGATGGCGGTCGGTGGTGCCGGTGGAAGCCGCGTGTCCAGCGGGAGGGACCTGAATTGCGTCCCTGAAATAGCTGACACACTGGGGGCTGTGGCCAAGCAGGG GTTTGATTTCCTCTGCATGCCTGTGTTCCACCCGCGTTTCAAGAGGGAATTCACTCAGGAACCTGCTAAGAGTCGGCCGGGCCCCCAGACACGATCAGACCTACTGCTGTCAGGAAGGG ACTGGAATACACTAATTGTGGGAAAGCTTTCTCCGTGGATTCGTCCAGACTCAAAAGTGGAGAAGATACGCAGGAACTCTGAGGCG GCTATGTTACAGGAGCTGAATTTTGGGGCATATTTGGGTCTTCCAGCTTTTCTGCTGCCCCTAAATCAGGAAGATAACACAAACTTGGCGAGAGTTTTGACCAATCACATCCACACTGGCCACCACTCCTCCATG TTCTGGATGCGGGTGCCATTGGTGGCACCAGAGGACCTGAGAGATGATATAATTGAGAACGCACCAACTTCTCACACAGAGGAGTACAGTGGAGAGGAGAAGACATGGATGTG GTGGCACAACTTCCGGACCTTGTGTGATTACAGCAAGAGGATTGCAGTGG CTCTTGAAATTGGTGCTGACCTCCCATCTAACCATGTCATTGATCGTTGGCTTGGGGAGCCCATCAAAGCAGCCATTCTCCCCACCAGCATTTTCCTGACCAATAAGAAGGGATTTCCTGTTCTTTCTAAGATGCACCAGAGGCTGATCTTCCGACTTCTCAAG TTGGAGGTACAGTTCATCATCACAGGCACCAACCACCACTCAGAGAAGGAGTTCTGCTCCTACCTCCAATACTTGGAATACCTGAGCCAGAACCGACCTCCACCCAATGCCTACGAACTCTTTGCCAAGGGTTATGAAGATTACCTGCAGTCCCCACTCCAG CCACTGATGGATAACCTGGAATCTCAGACATACGAAGTGTTTGAAAAGGACCCCATCAAATACTCTCAGTACCAGCAG GCCATCTATAAATGTCTGTTAGATCGAGTGccagaggaagagaaggacaCCAACATCCA AGTGCTGATGGTGCTGGGAGCAGGCCGGGGCCCCCTGGTGAATGCTTCCCTGCGAGCCGCCAAGCAAGCTGACCGGCGGATAAAGCTGTACGCTGTGGAGAAGAACCCAAATGCTGTGGTGAC GCTGGAGAACTGGCAGTTTGAAGAATGGGGAAGCCAGGTGACAGTAGTCTCATCGGACATGCGGGAGTGGGTGGCTCCAGAGAAAGCAGATATCATTGTCAGTGAGCTTCTGGGGTCCTTTGCTGACAATGAACTGTCACCTGAGTGCCTGGATGGAGCCCAGCACTTCCTAAAAG ATGATGGCGTGAGCATTCCTGGGGAGTACACCTCCTTCCTAgctcccatctcctcctccaagcTATACAACGAGGTCCGAGCCTGTCGGGAAAAGGACCGTGACCCTGAG GCCCAGTTTGAGATGCCTTATGTGGTACGACTGCACAATTTCCACCAGCTGTCTGCACCCCAGCCCTGTTTTACCTTCAGCCATCCTAATAGAG ATCCTATGATTGACAACAATCGCTACTGTACCTTGGAGTTTCCTGTGGAGGTGAACACAGTGCTACATGGTTTTGCAGGCTACTTTGAGACTGTGCTTTATCAGGACATCACTCTGA GTATCCGTCCAGAGACTCACTCTCCCGGGATGTTTTCATGGTTCCCCATCCTCTTCCCCATTAAG CAGCCCATTACTGTGCGTGAAGGCCAGACCATCTGTGTGCGTTTCTGGCGATGCAGCAACTCTAAGAAGGTGTGGTATGAGTGGGCTGTGACGGCACCGGTCTGCTCTGCTATTCACAACCCGACAGGCCGCTCTTACACCATTGGCCTCTAG